Within Chelatococcus sp. HY11, the genomic segment GCCACAGCCCCTATGGGCGATCCGAATGCCTCGATCTCGACGCCGCAGCCGGTGCACTACCGTCCGATGTACGGTGTGCTCGGCCGCGCACGCGGCAAGACGGGCGTGACCTTCGTCTCGCAGGCGGCGCTCGACGACAATATCGGTGACAAGCTTCAGCTGCAGAAACAGCTCGTAGCCGTCAAGGGCACGCGCGGCATCCGCAAGAAGGATATGATCCACAACGCGCTGACACCGAAGATCGAGGTCGATCCGCAGAACTATCAGGTCCGTATCGACGGCGAGCTGATCACCTGCGAACCGGCGGAGCAGCTCCCCATGGCGCAACGGTACTTCTTGTTCTGACTGACGGGATTGCGCGGCATGGCGCTGGCGCCATGCCGACGGAACGCAATTTGCTCGCGCTGGTCATCGGAAGGGGGCTTTGATGGACACGAAGCGGGTTCAGAACAATCCGATCACCGCCTTCGGTGACCATGTTCTACGCGGCGTCGGGCAGGTTGTTTTTCAGAACAACCCGATCACCGGCCTGATCATCCTTGGTGCGCTTTTCTTCAATTCCTGGATCTATGGTGCGATTTGCCTTCTGGGGGCGATCGTCGCGACTTTGACCGCCAGGGCGTTGAGAGCGGATGACGGGCTCATCGCCGATGGCCTGTTCGGCTTCAATGGCGCGCTCGTCGGTCTGGCTCTGGTCGCCTTCACGAGTGCCGACTTCCGCACCGGCAGTGTGCCCTCGGTGCATATGTTCATCTACATCGTTTTCGCGGCGGCCATGACGAGCATCGCCTTCGCGACGATCGGCGCCTTGCTCCAGCCCTATAAGGTCGCCGCGCTGACGATGCCGTTCGTGCTGGTGGGCTGGCTTTTCCTCTTCGGGGTCCTAAAATTCGCCAATATCGAAGCTGGCTCGCTCGCCAAGCCGGTATCACCGGACCAGTACGCCCCTGTCGTCACTTATGTCCTGCCCACCTGGTACATGGGCATAGGCAACGCGATCGGTCAGATCTTCTTTCAGGACAACTGGATTTCCGGATATCTCATTGTCCTGGGCATTGCCGTGAATTCCCGCATCAGCGCCGGCATGGCCCTTCTGGGGGCGGCTCTGGCGGCGGCGGTGGCCGCCGTGTTCGGCGGACCGGAAGGCGCGATCCGCGACGGTCTGTTCGGCTACAACGCGGCCCTCACGGCGATTGCCCTCGGCGGGTTCTTCCTGGTGCTCACCTGGCAAAGCGCTCTCTACACGCTTTTCGGCATCGTGGTAACGACGTGGCTCTGGGCTTCGGTTGCGATCTTCCTCAAACCCATCGGCATGCCGGTGCTGACGTCCACCTTCGTTCTCGTGACCTGGCTGATGCTGATCGGAGCCAATGGCTTCAAGGCGCTGATCCCGGTGCTGCCCTCAGCCGCGACAACGCCGGAGGATAACAGGAGACGGCTTCTGCCGCCGATCGCGAATCGCGGCATCGCCCGTTCGACAACAGGCTGATGACCGGCTGCGAGAACCCGAACCCCTTGAACACGCGTTTATCGTGCCAATCGCACGGCACTGGATAGTCTTCCGAAGGAGTGGTGACCGTGGGACTGATTGGGATCCTTGTCGCATTAGCCTTGCTGATATGGCTTGCCTATCGTGGGTGGAGCGTCCTGATGGTTGCTCCGTTAGCAGGGCTAGCTGCGGCGTTGATCGCCGGCGAGCCGCTCCTTCCCCATTGGACGCAGACGTTCATGCCGGGAGCCGCGCGTTTTGTCGCCCAGTGGTTCCCGATATTTCTGTTGGGGGGGCTTTTCGGCAAGCTCATGGACGACAGTGGCTCGATTGCCTCGATCGCCAATTTTCTCACCGAGCGTCTGGGAACAAAGAGGACGATCCTGTCCGTGGTGCTTGCGTCGGCCATCGTCACATACGGTGGTGTCAGCGTTTTCGTCGCGTTCTTCGTTCTCGTTCCGATGGCGCAGCGCATGTTCGAGGCAGCCGATATTCCCCGGCGGCTCATGCCCGCCACCATCGGTCTGGGCGCGTTTACCTTCACAATGACGGCACTGCCGGGAACGCCTTCGGTCAACAACGCGATCCCGATGCCCTATTTCGGGACGACGACCTTCGCAGCTCCTGGTATTGGCATTATCGCGTCGGCGATCACTCTGGCTTTCGGACTATGGTGGCTTGCCCGCCAGGAGACTGCGGCGAGGCTCGCCGGCGAAGGTTTCGGGGCGAAGGCCGAGGTTCCCTCGCCGATCGACCAGAAACTTCGCGATCAGGCCACGGCGACAGGCGATTTCGACACGGCCGAACTCGAGCACGGCGAGCGCGCTGAAAGCTACCCGCCTTTCGCACTGGCCGCGCTGCCGCTCGTCGTCGTCATCGTCGTGAATTTTCTGATGGCACTGGTCGTGCTCCCTCGGCTTGATTTCTCGTTTCTTTCAGAACCAGCTTGGGGAGGGACGACCTTCAACGCAGTTGGCGGTGTCTGGTCGGTGATGCTCGCTCTCGCCGCGGCAAATCTGACCGTCATTCTCGTGAACTTCCGGCGGATGCCCAATCTCATGGCAAGCCTCGATGCCGGGGCGAATTCCGCGGCCCTGCCGATGCTCATGATCGCCAGCCTGGTCGGTTTCGGGGCGATCATCGCGGCGCTTCCGGCCTTCGCCCAGGTTCGGGATGCCGTTCTCTCGATCCCAGGCGGCCCGCTGATCTCGCTCACGGTCGCGATGAATACGCTCGCGGCCTTGACGGGGACGGCTTCCGGAGGCTCGGCGATCGCGCTGAACGCGCTTGGCGCTCATTTCCTCAGCCTGGCGAACACCTATGGCATCGATCCCGCGCTGATGCACCGCATCACAGTCATCAGCGCCGGAACATTGGATGCGCTCCCTCACAACGGCACCGTGCTGATGCTCCTGCAAATCAGCAAGTTGACGCACGCTGAAAGCTATAAAGACATGATCATGACCGTGATAGTCGGCGTGGTCATCTCGCTCATTGCCATCCTCTTTCTGGGAACGTTTGTCGGCTCCTTCTAGAAAGCCGGCCGGGACCAGATACCGGACAATTCACCGCCAGCCTCGGTTTTATTTCTCGGCCAAGGCTGGCTGAGCACTTGCTGCCAGACTGTCGCGGCCCTGCCTCTTCGCATGGTGGAGCGCCCGATCGGCCGCGCCACGGACTTGTCGCGCGCCCTCACGCCGCCGGAAGCCCCTCGTGAGGAACGGCCGTTTTCCGTTGTGGCGCAACAGGCGGTCCCTGTCGTCCCCTCCGAAGACGCCGGGCCTTCGGTTGCGCAATGACGCTAATGCGGTGCGGGAAGAGGTCACCGGGCATCCGCGACCATTAACGGGCTACTGGAGCGCTACCGACGCGGTCATATTCTGTCAGCAATCACTTTACCGGCTTTCATAACAAAAATGACTTCACGAAAGGCCTCGCTGTCATCGAGGGGATTGGTCTCGAGAGCTATCAAATCGGCGGACAGGGAGGCTTCGAGCTGTCCGACCTCCTGATCGATCAGAAGCGTTTTCGCGGCCTGTGAGGTCGCGGCCCGAATGGACTGGACAGCCGAGAGCCCGCCGCGCTGGAGCCAGGAGATCTCCATCCAGGTATCCTCGAAAGGCGTGTCACGGACACCGGCATCGTTGCCGCAGACCATTGGCACGCCAAGCGTGACGAACCTGCCAAAATTCTCCACCATCACATCGAACTGGCGTAACGCGTGGGCTTCCTGCACCGTGGCCGCGCCGCGCGAACGAACGGCATCGAGTGAGCGGGTGGCGGTGGAGAGATTGGCCATCATCGCGGAGCCGCTGTCACGCACAACGGCGGCGACATCGGAATCATAACGGCGAACCATCATGCCGTCGGCGTCGCGTTCATAGAACGCACAATGTTCGAGGCTATCCATATGCGCCTGAGCTGAACGCTTGATACTCTCTGTCGACAGCACATGCGAGACGCTCGGCAGCTTGCGGCGCCGCGCCTCGCTCGCAATGAGGTCGAGCTTGTCTTGCGAAAAGACCGTCTGCACGGGATCAGACCCGGGTGTCATAGCGCCACCACTCGCCATCACCTTCACGCTGCGCCCGCCATCGGCCTCGATGCGGTCGATATGCGCGAGGATTTCGGCGTCGCTTTCGACGATCCCGTGCATGAAATGCAGATGACCCGCGGGAACCGTCATGGGCGGGCCGGAGCACAGGATCGTTGGCAGCGGCACGGGCGCGAGATCGGGCCGGCGCGCCAGGGCGAGCATCGACCAGCTGGAGCCGCAGTCACGGATGGTCGTCACCCCACTCAGGAGCATGCGATGGGCATTGCCCATGGCCCGCATCAGCCGCTCCTCATCGTTTTCAGCGTAGAATTCGTCGAGCGGCTTTGCGGACGCGCTGAATTCGAGATGCACATGGGTGTTGATCAGACCGGGCAGCACATAGCGCCGTCCCATATCGATCACGCGGGCGCCTGCTGGCGGTGTATCCGGCGCTTCTGCGCGCGCGGTGATACGGCCGCCTTCGATGCGCAGCAGGCCGGGCGTGAACCGGCCCTCGTGGTCGCTCCAGAGATGGTCGGCGCGGATCCAGAAACTGTCAGTCATTGTCGATCATGGGGTTGAGGAGCCGGTAGACGACATCGACCAGCATATTAACGATGAGCACGAAGGACGAAGCGACGAGGAGCAGGCCCTGGATCACGGGATAGTCGCGCCGCAGCACGGCCTGCACACCCAGGCTGCCGATGCCGGGGAGCTGGAACAGCGTCTCGGTGATGAAGGCGCCACTCAGCAGCAGTGCCAGGGACAAGCCGATGATGGTGATTATGGTAATGATCGCGTTACGGAAGGCATGCTTGCCGATCACCACCCGTTCCGGAAGGCCCTTGGCGCGGGCCGTGCGGATGAAGTCAGCCTCCAGAACCTGCAACAGGCTGGCGCGTGTCATGCGGGCGAGAAGCGCCGATTGCGACAGTCCGAGCGCGAGCGCCGGCAGGGCCAGGTGATGGAGCCACGGCAGCAGCCCGTCACTCAGCGGCTCATAACGACCGATTGGGAAGAGGCGCCATTCGACGCCGAGCAGATAAATCAGCAGCATGCCGACGACGAATTCCGGGACGCTCAGGAATGTCAGCGACACGCCGATGGTCGAGGCATCCTTCC encodes:
- a CDS encoding urea transporter, which encodes MDTKRVQNNPITAFGDHVLRGVGQVVFQNNPITGLIILGALFFNSWIYGAICLLGAIVATLTARALRADDGLIADGLFGFNGALVGLALVAFTSADFRTGSVPSVHMFIYIVFAAAMTSIAFATIGALLQPYKVAALTMPFVLVGWLFLFGVLKFANIEAGSLAKPVSPDQYAPVVTYVLPTWYMGIGNAIGQIFFQDNWISGYLIVLGIAVNSRISAGMALLGAALAAAVAAVFGGPEGAIRDGLFGYNAALTAIALGGFFLVLTWQSALYTLFGIVVTTWLWASVAIFLKPIGMPVLTSTFVLVTWLMLIGANGFKALIPVLPSAATTPEDNRRRLLPPIANRGIARSTTG
- a CDS encoding GntP family permease yields the protein MGLIGILVALALLIWLAYRGWSVLMVAPLAGLAAALIAGEPLLPHWTQTFMPGAARFVAQWFPIFLLGGLFGKLMDDSGSIASIANFLTERLGTKRTILSVVLASAIVTYGGVSVFVAFFVLVPMAQRMFEAADIPRRLMPATIGLGAFTFTMTALPGTPSVNNAIPMPYFGTTTFAAPGIGIIASAITLAFGLWWLARQETAARLAGEGFGAKAEVPSPIDQKLRDQATATGDFDTAELEHGERAESYPPFALAALPLVVVIVVNFLMALVVLPRLDFSFLSEPAWGGTTFNAVGGVWSVMLALAAANLTVILVNFRRMPNLMASLDAGANSAALPMLMIASLVGFGAIIAALPAFAQVRDAVLSIPGGPLISLTVAMNTLAALTGTASGGSAIALNALGAHFLSLANTYGIDPALMHRITVISAGTLDALPHNGTVLMLLQISKLTHAESYKDMIMTVIVGVVISLIAILFLGTFVGSF
- a CDS encoding amidohydrolase family protein, with translation MTDSFWIRADHLWSDHEGRFTPGLLRIEGGRITARAEAPDTPPAGARVIDMGRRYVLPGLINTHVHLEFSASAKPLDEFYAENDEERLMRAMGNAHRMLLSGVTTIRDCGSSWSMLALARRPDLAPVPLPTILCSGPPMTVPAGHLHFMHGIVESDAEILAHIDRIEADGGRSVKVMASGGAMTPGSDPVQTVFSQDKLDLIASEARRRKLPSVSHVLSTESIKRSAQAHMDSLEHCAFYERDADGMMVRRYDSDVAAVVRDSGSAMMANLSTATRSLDAVRSRGAATVQEAHALRQFDVMVENFGRFVTLGVPMVCGNDAGVRDTPFEDTWMEISWLQRGGLSAVQSIRAATSQAAKTLLIDQEVGQLEASLSADLIALETNPLDDSEAFREVIFVMKAGKVIADRI
- a CDS encoding ABC transporter permease, with product MFNMIVRRLILFIPMWIAVSVLSFVIVHATPGDPAAGFVGQDTGAEGLAIARARLGLDRPYVEQLSLWVAGSLTGDLGNSYFLGRSVADAIIERLPVTFSLGLLALLVAIVVGVPLGVIAALSPNSWKDASTIGVSLTFLSVPEFVVGMLLIYLLGVEWRLFPIGRYEPLSDGLLPWLHHLALPALALGLSQSALLARMTRASLLQVLEADFIRTARAKGLPERVVIGKHAFRNAIITIITIIGLSLALLLSGAFITETLFQLPGIGSLGVQAVLRRDYPVIQGLLLVASSFVLIVNMLVDVVYRLLNPMIDND